CCCAGGACCACACGTCGTTGGGTTGGTGGGCGACCAGCTCGGGTTTGACCCGCGGCGGGTGTGGCTACCCGCCGCCGTTCGCGGGTCATGTTGTGCGTGCGCAGGATCCGGTACATCGTGGACTGCGAGCACAGGTAGACGCCCTCGTCGAGCAGCTCGGCCCACACTTGGGCGACCGCCTTGTCGGCGAAGCGCGGCTGGCACAACACCGTAAGGATCTGCGTGCGCTCGGCCGCGTCGAGCGCATTGGGCGGCGGTCCGCTCGGCCCGGTTTGCGGCGTGGACCGGCAGGGCGGTTGCGCTGCCGATACAGGCTCGCGCGCGGCTTGCCCAGCAGCGCGCACGCCTTCGCGGTCGAGGTCAGCCGCTCCACCTCGGGCAGCAACTGTGCGATCACTTCTTCGACCCGGGCCCGTGCTCTCGAGAGCGTCTCCAAGAGCGCGTGTGCTTTTCCCACCAGATCCAACGCGGCCCTCGTGCGTTCAAGCTCGGCCTCGGCCCGTTCGGCCCGCTTCCGTAGCCGTTCGATCTCGGCCTGGTCGCGGTCCTTACCACGACCGCCTGACCGGGCCAGCCCGTCCAACGCGCCCGCGTCGCGCGCTCGGCGCCACTCCACGATGTGCGATGAGTACAGGCCCTCACGCCGAAGCAGCGCACCCCGCGCACCCGGCTCGGTCAACGCGTCGTACTCGGCCACAATGGCCGCCTTGTACTCCGGGGTGAAGTTGCGCCGCCGGGGACGATCCGCCCGCGGACCCTGGGCCGAATCGGTTCCCACGCCTTCATCATCGGCGCTACCCTTCCGGACCTCAGCCAAAGTCGCCGTCATTGTTCGTTGCAATCCTTACTTGCCCTCAATACCTGGTCAGATATTTTCGAACCCTGCTGTCTCAACTAACCCTGCCAGAGAGGGCTCCGGCATGAACGCGCGGTCCACGTCGATCTTGACGTCGGGATCGGCGCTAACACTGACGTTGAAGCTCGATTCGAACACGCCAATGTCGCTGTGCTGCAATGCATCACGCAATGCCTCCAGCCACCGGTACTCAAACAAGGTGTGCTTGAGGTCGTCGAAGAGCGCTTTGATAAGGCGCGTGAGCATGCTCAGAGCCGCTCGCTATGGGCGCGGATCGTTTCGATGCACTCGTCGAAACTTGGCCGGTAGCCGTACACCAGTGCCATTGCTTGCGCGTATCCCCTGACCAATGCGGGGCGACACGACGACAAAGGATCCAGCAGTGGGCTTTCGCCGTATCCGCCGACAGGCCTTGGCGTGTGGCTGAACCCAGCATCTGCGCTGTGTTTGTCAATATCGGCGGACAACCTCGCGATTCCTTCCGCACCGATTTCGTCAAGCGCCGCGATCACTTGCTCGGAGTTCAGCAGCCGCTGAATGTCATAAAGGTGTCGCCCGCCACGAACTAACCGTTCGAGGGCCTTTTCGTCGTGCGAGCGCGCTGCAGAATCGTGCAACAACGCGAGCTTTTCCAGCAGAGTCCGTTCGGGAGCAAGGACCTCCATGGACGGGCGCGAACTCGTCCCTGGCGTCGGCGGATTCTCCGAGCACCTCGACCGCGTGGTCGGCGACCATGGAACGAAGCATGTGCGTGGCCCTCGGGAAAGTTCCGCCGCGACAGCCCATCTCCAACAGGACACCGGGGCTGACAACTCCCGCGGCCTCATACCCGATTGCCGGGTACGTGTAACGAGTGTTGCGTTTCACGCCCGTCGTCGGCGCTCCCTCGGTCGTCACGTTAGCGGCGTCGAGCGCCAAGTGAACGGTAACCGCGTCGCGAATACCTTTGAGTACGCGATCTTTTGCGCCGGCACTTGCGTCGACAGGCGGGAAGCCCACAAGTAGGTCGACGTCTTCAGAGAATCGTTGGATCAGCCCATGTACCCTGCTGAGACTGGTTCCACCCTTAAAGATCGTGGTCACCAAATGGCGGGAACCGTCCCTGGCCTCGAGTTCAACCGGCGAAGTGGCTGCTCGCAGGACTTCTGTAACCCAGAAATCCTTCTCGACGAAAACCGCCCCGATACCCAGTGCATCTGCGGTGAGGCCGACGAGCGCTCTGAGGTCGTCGCGATGCTCGCGTAGCAGGGACATCAAGCGCGACCGACTGCGCTGTCCACCGTTTCGCCCATAAGCTTGGCAAAATTCTTTCGCGCGGTGGGCGAGCGTTCACAAGCGATCGCATCACTCACTGCTGCAGGCCGGATCTTGCGAGCCCGAACGGCGTTGTCGTAGGCGGATACGAGCGCCGGCCAACCATCGTCAACCGTTGCTTCCCAATCGCCACGGAGAAGCTCAAGCAGTGCGATCTCCGTGTAGCGAAGCTTGCGCCGACGCATATTGTTGCGCCTAGAGACCTTCACGCCAGGCACCGATGTAGGAACCGGACCTGCGACCGTCAGTGTGGGCTGACTCGGTACCTGGGTAGTTAAACCGAGAGCCCGAGCGGCGCTATACCCGCAGGGGCCGACACCGATGGCGCCAAGCACCTCGGCAGCGATCTCTTCCGAGGACGGTCGGGTCATCCCATAACGCGTCTTGGCGCCCTTGTAGTAGAGGCCCTTGCGGATGGGCAGGAGATCGCCCGCTTTGTGAGCACGCGATACTGCTGAGCTTTTCGCAGCAGGCGTACCTGGCAGATCGTTTACATGCACGAATCTGCCGGGCGGCACTTTAGCCAGGGCCATTCCCGGACTCATCGCCGTGGCGGTACCCATGACATGAAAGTGTATCGAGTTTCTAGCATCGAGTCGAATGAGTCGACTCCAAGCTCGGCGGGGGCTTCGCCCTGTCGGACCCTTCGACTAGCGTTGTTTGGCTAGCAACCGGGAGGCGAACGTGCTGCTGGAGGAGCTCAAACCGGGACTGCGTGTCGACGGGCTGATCCCCGCCGAGGCGGTGACCGTCATTGCGGCGCAGTGGCATGGCACCGACGCCCTTGAGCTGACGTACAAGACCACCGCCGGTCATCTCGGTCAGCAGGTCGTCTTCCGCAAGGATCAAGACGGCCTCAACGTCGCCGCCTCCGGCAGCCGCCCGTTCGACGCCCCCGCCGCAGACTTCAAGCTGGTGGCCGAGGCCCAGCGCATCACCCTCGCGGGCCTGTTCGACCCAATGCTCGCCGTGGCCACCAGCGACGTGCGCCCGCTCCCCCACCAGATCCGCGCGGTCTATGGCGAACTGCTCCCGCGCACCCCGCTGCGCTACCTGCTCGCCGATGACCCGGGCGCCGGCAAGACGATCATGGCCGGCCTGTATATCAAGGAGCTGATCCTTCGCGACGACGTGAAGCAGTGTCTGGTCGTCGCGCCGGGTGGGCTGGTCGAGCAGTGGCAGGATGAGCTGTTCTTTAAGTTCGGGCTGCGCTTCGACCTGCTGACCAATCAGCTGATCGACGCCATGGTGAACCTCAACGTCTTTCAGACCAACCCGCTGCTCATTGCCCGCATGGACCAACTGTCGCGCAACGACGAGCTGCAAGCCCAGCTCAGGGAGACCGAGTGGGACCTGGTCGTCGTCGACGAGGCGCACCGGATGGGCGCCCACTACTTCGGGGCGAAGCTCGAGAAGACCAAGCGCTTCCTGCTCGGCGAGCTGCTCGGCAAGATCACCCGGCATCTGCTGTTGATGACGGCGACGCCACACTCGGGCAAGGAGGAGGACTTTCAACTGTTCCTCACCCTGCTGGATCGTGACCGCTTCGAGGGCAAGCGCAAGAAGTCCGCCGACACCACCGGCATCATGCGGCGCATGGTCAAGGAGGACCTGCTGACCTTCGAGGGCAGGAGGCTGTTTCCGGAGCGGATCGCCGAGACGGTGCCCTACGAGCTCACCGAGCTGGAGTACGACCTCTACGAGCAAGTCACCGCCTATGTGCGGGAGGGCATGAACCGCGCGGATCGTGTTGGGGGCAAGCGTAAGAACACCGTCGGCTTCGCGCTGACCGTGCTGCAGCGACGCCTGGCGTCCAGTCCCGAGGCGATCTACAAAAGCCTCGTGCGCCGCTCCGAGCGCCTGGAACGCAAGAAGCAGGAGATCCTCAACGGCACGTACGTCGAGAAGGAGCCGAGCATCGACCTGGAGAGCCTGGACGCCGACGAGTACAACGCCGAGGAGATCGAACAGATCGAGGAGGAACTGCTCGACGCCGCCACCGCGGCCCAGACCGTCGAGGAACTCGACGCCGAGCTTCGCGAACTCGCCGCGCTCACCACGGTGGCCAAGCGGGTGCGCGATTCGGGGACCGACCGCAAGTGGACCGAGCTCAGCACGATCCTGCAGGACCACGCGCTGACCACCGACAAGGACGGTCGGCCGCGCAAGTTCATCATCTTCACCGAGCACCGCGACACCCTCGACTACCTCACCGCCAGAATCCGCTCACTACTGGGGCGACCCGACGCCGTGCAGGCCATCCACGGCGGCGTCCGCCGCGGCGACCGCCGCATGATCACCGAGGAATTCACCAAGAACCGCGATTGCCAAATCCTGCTGGCCACCGACGCCGCCGGCGAGGGGCTCAACCTGCAGGCCGCGCATCTGATGGTCAACTACGACCTGCCGTGGAACCCCAACCGCATCGAGCAGCGGTTCGGTCGTATCCACCGCATCGGCCAGGAAGAGGTCTGTCGGCTGTGGAACGTCGTCGCTAGTAACACCCGTGAGGGCGAGGTGTTTGTCCGGCTGCTGATCAAGGTTGAAGAGCAGCGTAAAGCCTATGGCGGCAAAGTGTTTGACGTGCTCGGCGAGGCGTTCGCCGAGACACCGCTGCGGGATCTGCTGCTGGAGGCGATCCGGTATGGGGATCTGCCCGAGGTCAAGGCCAAGATGCACCAGGTCATCGATAGCCGGGTGTCGATCGGGCTCAAGGAGCTACTCGAAGAGCGCTCGCTGGCGGCCGAGCACCTTGCCGAGGCCGATCTCGCTGCCCTCCGGGCCGCGATGGACGAGGCCCGAGCCCGCCGCTTGCAGCCCCACTACATCGAGCTGGCTTTCAAGGCGGCGTTCACCCAGCTCGGTGGCCGCATCGCCAAGCGCGAGCAGGGACGATACGAGATCGCCAACGTGCCAGCACATGTCCGTGCCGGCAAGCACGGGCCGATTGCGACCAAGTATGACCGAGTGACCTTCGACCTCAATCACGTTCAGCCGGACGGGCTGGCCCGTGCCGATCTGCTCGCGCCGGGTCACCCGCTGCACGACGCGGTCATGGCCGAGGCCATCCGCCGGCACGGCGGTGTGCTCAACAGTGGCACGGTGTTGGTGTCGTCGACGTTGGAGGAGCCGCATTTGCTGGTCGGCGTGGTCGAAGAGGTGGCTGATGCCACCGGCGCGACGGTTTCCCGACGCTTCGGCTACGCCTACGTCGACAGCTTCGGCACCGTCACTGCGGCCGGGCCGGCGCCCTACCTGGATTGTGTGGCTGCCCCGGACGTGCCGCCGGTGACGGCGGCCCGGCAGCTGCCCTGGCTGGCCGAGGCGGAGGACAAGGCGACCAGCTGGATCATCGCGAATCGACTGCCCGAGTACCTCGCCGAGGTGCGGCCACGACGATCCGCGGAACTCGCGAAGACCCGCGAGCTGGTGACCAAAAGGCTTGAACGCGAACGGGATCGACTCTTTCTTGACGCCGCTGTCGCCGCTGAGAAAGAGCAAGCGGGCGAAAAGCCCAAGGAGTCCGCGGAAAGCCTCAACCGCAAGGCGGTCGATCTCGACGTCAGGTTGCGCAGGCGGTTGGAGTTGCTCGCCCAGCAGGCGCTGATGTCGACCAAGCCGCCGCGCATCCTCACCGCGGCTCTGGTCCTGCCGGTGGCCATGGTGGAAGGCGACCTGCCTGCCGCGGCGCCGATCCATGCGACGGAAACCAAGGCGGTGGAACGCCGCGGGGTCGAGCTGGTGCTGGCGCGCGAGCGCGAGCTCGGCCGCAAACCGGTGGAGCAGGCGTTCACCAACAAGGGTTTCGACGTCCTGTCGACCGCACCGAATGGCGACACCTACCGCATCGAGGTGAAGGCCCGCCTGGACGGGGCGAAGGACTTCTTCGTCACCCACAACGAGGTGATGGTCGGCAAGAACGCCGTGCCGCGCTACCGGCTTGCGCTCGTCCGGGTCGATCCCCGCGGGGCGCAGCACGACGAGGTCCGCTACCTCGATAACCCATTTGCCGCCACGGATCTCGGCGGCTTCGAGGCCACCGGCATCCGCGGCGACTGGGACAGGATGTGGAGGAAAGGCACGGAACCCTTCTGATGACCCCACCGTACAAGCGCAAGCTGATCGAGGTCGCGCTGCCACTGGAGGCGATCAACCGGGAGTCGGCGCGGGAGAAGTCGATTCGGCACGGTCACCCGTCGACGTTGCACCTGTGGTGGGCGCGCCGTCCGCTCGCTGCGGCCCGTGCGGTGCTGTTCGCGCAGCTTGTCGACGACCCGTCGGCGCGGCCCGAGGAGTTCCCCACCGAGGAGCTGCAACGCAAGGAACGCGACCGGCTGCATAAACTCATCGAACGACTTGTGGTCTGGGAGAACGTGCGCGACGAGAAGCTGCTGGCCGAGGCGCGCGCCGAGATCCTCAAATCGACGGACGGCAAACCGCCGCCCATCCTCGATCCGTTCGCGGGCGGCGGCACGATCCCGCTGGAGGCACAACGCCTCGGGCTCGAAGCCCATGCGTCGGACCTGAATCCCGTTGCAGTGCTGATCAACAAGGCACTCATCGAGATTCCACCCAAGTTCCGCGACCAGCCACCGGTATTCCCGGGCTTGGCGGAGTCGGAGATTCGGTCCTGGAAGGGCGCCGAGGGGTTGGCGGCCGACGTTCGCGCGTACGGGGCGTGGATGCGCGACGAGGCCGAGAAGCGGATCGGGCATCTGTACCCGAAGGCGACACTGCCCGATGGATCGAAAGCCACTGTTATCGCGTGGATTTGGGCGCGGACAGTGACATGCCCCAACCCTGCCTGCGGCATCGAGATGCCGCTTGTGAGGAGTTGGTGGTTGGGCAAGAGGAAGGGAAAAGAAGCGTACGTCGTGCCAAGCGTCGTCGATTCGTCGCACCCTTCTGGTCAGCGGGTCCGATTCGAGATCGGGCACGACGCGAAGCGGGCGCCTGCGACCGACGATGGAACAGTCGGCCGCACGGGAGCGCATTGCGTCGCATGCAAATTCCCGGTTCCCCTCAACTACATACGTGCCGAGGGGCAAGCCGGTCGGATGAACACACAATTGATGGCGATAGTCGCGGAGGGCAATCGCCAACGAGTCTACATCGAGCCGAGCGTTACACATGAGGCTGCCAGCGATGTCGATCGCCCCGGGGACGTCCCGATGGGCGAATTGCCTAAGAATCCGAGAGATTTCAAGACACCCAATTACGGCATGACCAAGTGGGCCGACCTCTTCACCAATCGGCAGCTCGTGGCACTCACGACGCTCAGCGACTTGGTCGCCGAAGCGCGCGACCGTATTCGGTCTGACGGCGGCTCCGTCGAATACGCGGACGCCGTGGCCACGTACCTCGGTCTTGCAGTCAGTCGCCTCGCCGACTACGGGTCGACGATCTCGACATGGATGCCTGACCCGAAGAATGAGGGCATCCGAAACACGTTTGCTCGTCAAGCAATTCCCATGACATGGGACTTCGCCGAAGCCAATCCCTTTAGTGATGCCTCCGGGAATCTTGGCTTCATGCTCCGCGGGATCACCCGAGTCCTCGAAGCGCTCGTGGTAGGGAAGAGCGGAGATGTCGCCCAACAGGATGCCTCTGAAGCGGTCAAGCGATCCGCCGTGATCTCGACCGACCCCCCGTACTACGACAACATCGGATACTCCGACCTCTCGGACTACTTCTACGTATGGCTGCGAAGAAGCCTTCGACGCGTCTATCCCGAACTGC
This is a stretch of genomic DNA from Mycobacterium lacus. It encodes these proteins:
- a CDS encoding nucleotidyl transferase AbiEii/AbiGii toxin family protein, giving the protein MEVLAPERTLLEKLALLHDSAARSHDEKALERLVRGGRHLYDIQRLLNSEQVIAALDEIGAEGIARLSADIDKHSADAGFSHTPRPVGGYGESPLLDPLSSCRPALVRGYAQAMALVYGYRPSFDECIETIRAHSERL
- a CDS encoding helicase-related protein encodes the protein MLLEELKPGLRVDGLIPAEAVTVIAAQWHGTDALELTYKTTAGHLGQQVVFRKDQDGLNVAASGSRPFDAPAADFKLVAEAQRITLAGLFDPMLAVATSDVRPLPHQIRAVYGELLPRTPLRYLLADDPGAGKTIMAGLYIKELILRDDVKQCLVVAPGGLVEQWQDELFFKFGLRFDLLTNQLIDAMVNLNVFQTNPLLIARMDQLSRNDELQAQLRETEWDLVVVDEAHRMGAHYFGAKLEKTKRFLLGELLGKITRHLLLMTATPHSGKEEDFQLFLTLLDRDRFEGKRKKSADTTGIMRRMVKEDLLTFEGRRLFPERIAETVPYELTELEYDLYEQVTAYVREGMNRADRVGGKRKNTVGFALTVLQRRLASSPEAIYKSLVRRSERLERKKQEILNGTYVEKEPSIDLESLDADEYNAEEIEQIEEELLDAATAAQTVEELDAELRELAALTTVAKRVRDSGTDRKWTELSTILQDHALTTDKDGRPRKFIIFTEHRDTLDYLTARIRSLLGRPDAVQAIHGGVRRGDRRMITEEFTKNRDCQILLATDAAGEGLNLQAAHLMVNYDLPWNPNRIEQRFGRIHRIGQEEVCRLWNVVASNTREGEVFVRLLIKVEEQRKAYGGKVFDVLGEAFAETPLRDLLLEAIRYGDLPEVKAKMHQVIDSRVSIGLKELLEERSLAAEHLAEADLAALRAAMDEARARRLQPHYIELAFKAAFTQLGGRIAKREQGRYEIANVPAHVRAGKHGPIATKYDRVTFDLNHVQPDGLARADLLAPGHPLHDAVMAEAIRRHGGVLNSGTVLVSSTLEEPHLLVGVVEEVADATGATVSRRFGYAYVDSFGTVTAAGPAPYLDCVAAPDVPPVTAARQLPWLAEAEDKATSWIIANRLPEYLAEVRPRRSAELAKTRELVTKRLERERDRLFLDAAVAAEKEQAGEKPKESAESLNRKAVDLDVRLRRRLELLAQQALMSTKPPRILTAALVLPVAMVEGDLPAAAPIHATETKAVERRGVELVLARERELGRKPVEQAFTNKGFDVLSTAPNGDTYRIEVKARLDGAKDFFVTHNEVMVGKNAVPRYRLALVRVDPRGAQHDEVRYLDNPFAATDLGGFEATGIRGDWDRMWRKGTEPF